CTCAAGCACCAGGAACTGTTCCGCCGCATCGAGGCGATGGTCGCGGAGACGATGCCGGCCGGCTATCGGTTCGTGCCCGATCCGAACGACGTCGCGCGCGCCGTTCTCAGCAAGAGCACCTGGGCGGTGCTGCTCCTCACCCTGGACATCGAGCTCTTCTCGCTCGCGCATTACAAGGAAAGCATCGAGCCGGACGCCGCACTCTCGCCGCTCTTCAAAGACGTCTTCCTCTATCACTGGAAAGAAGAGAGCCAACACGCGATCATGGACGAGCTGGAGCTGCGGCGGGTCGATGCCGGCATCACGCCGGCGCAGCGCGACGCCGCGGTCGACGAGTTCATCGAGCTGGTCGCCGCGGTCGACGGCATCCTGCAGGCGCAGTCGGCCGCCGACGCAGGCTACTTTTCGCAGACGTGCGGCCGGGCGCTGACCGCCGCGGAAGACGAAGCCGTTCGGGCCGGCCTGCTCGACGCGTACCGCTGGCAGTACATCTTCTCCGGGGCGCAGCTGCCGCAGTTCGGAAAGGCCCTCTCGAGCTTGATCGACGGCGCCCAAGGCGCGCGCATCCAAGCCGCGCTCGCGTCGCTCGGAGGAAACGCGGCGTGACTGCGCCGAGTAACCGGCAGCTTTCAGGAGAGCTGCCGTAACGACTCCACCGAAGCGCGAACGGCTCGGAATTTCCGACGCGCGGCACGACACCGAACAGGCGTTCCTCGACGCGGCAGAACGCCTGCTGATTCAATGCGGCTACGCCGAGATCACGACGCGCAAGCTGGCCGCCGAGGCCGGGGCCAACCATGGTCTGGTGCACTATTATTTCGGCTCGATGGAGGAGTTGTTCGTGCAGGTCCTCGAGCGGTTCACCGAGCGCATTACCGCGCGGCAGCGCTCGATGTACGGCGTCGAGAAACCGTTCATCGAGAAGTGGCGCACCGCGATCCGCTACATCGACGAAGACCTTGCTTCCGGCTACCCGAAGGTGTGGTTCGAGCTTGAGGCGATGGCCTGGAACCGGCCCGAATTTCGCGAGCGCATCGCCCACATTCACGACACCTGGCACGTCGTGCTCGGGGAAGCAATCGATCGAGCGATGGCGGACTACGGCCTCGATCGCCGGCGCTTCCCCGCCGAAGCGCTCACTACGCTGGTGCGGACCTTCAACCTCGGCGTTCTGCTCGAACGGCTGATCGACGTCGACCGCGGACATGAGTCGATGTTCCGCATGATCGACCGCTGGCTGGCGTCGCTCGAGAA
Above is a genomic segment from Candidatus Eremiobacterota bacterium containing:
- a CDS encoding TetR/AcrR family transcriptional regulator; amino-acid sequence: MSDARHDTEQAFLDAAERLLIQCGYAEITTRKLAAEAGANHGLVHYYFGSMEELFVQVLERFTERITARQRSMYGVEKPFIEKWRTAIRYIDEDLASGYPKVWFELEAMAWNRPEFRERIAHIHDTWHVVLGEAIDRAMADYGLDRRRFPAEALTTLVRTFNLGVLLERLIDVDRGHESMFRMIDRWLASLEKRRE